A genomic region of Trypanosoma brucei brucei TREU927 chromosome 3, complete sequence contains the following coding sequences:
- a CDS encoding UDP-glucose:glycoprotein glucosyltransferase, putative, translating to MSCCTLRSNEIRQLIVFIFVASIHCHVLTVEGKGVYVKVVAPWTETPLLQEGCEAVASLTVPVGTQTHDDAPSGFYKCLEDVWLRAEATNRSGGARTMTQKEQYDVLMDIMQSNKHPPHHVAFLTTKLAVRMHSPTVEAHRQLAGRAINRTGGCAAEGRPFALIGNKAFCDEHKLAKELELKGPSGSDATGCNADRETELNADNAMGVIANLDHVHPHLNGPNLVIMYGIVGEGQTMRLLQAVKRHKQTTKLVFRHLPVSGNQWNDMLAVQGYGVSVDIKSTEYRAVDDRIAGESTANLQHKLGRRDVLGAMGSGEEHLLGGFNISLLQKRYPDQSLQLSHFEDAVGKNIEQGVKVDLHSWEKAHIGIAAAQYVMDPSREPLHALLDVLTNFPNYASLLSRMSFVAAARKDPKFVRELDAIGRSMYHSSSHVFLNGCAVTTENINLFYMMEKIEEYERLLDTLSTILVSRSELHSSNDATRNGNTDVTDVVNGLARIQFQGESLSGGSGDTTARVWLPQDAVTWFNDVENNAYLYRLPTTLRSMLRNGAAAPTLPRRNVLHVVCIADPTTYEGMGTIFEVARRAQQPIRFGVVFVDKHWSPEVTLVGKKFDKVAVSDSSKATLLVAATVWELMQGEADPAAVSDFLMAMTREMMAKQTITELSVKMITQSVLMQARKRAVDDVVLDPAFITHYEKTQKMVRTLGFSKFPVVLLNGRVHTDISIVLQHGIWEEFAHLQKLVEMGALSDDDDNLYESVLELSGARTRYVAALFENKTFADWSHNSVLSFLHKYPFIYPSTSGMNEVSLVSGVLTLHVPVTAQSLQATLNAVRSLLLCKGADETCGRTRLTFAVCGTSLKTNSRTVVDDLHLLLQHCGVADKSECLNLLQEFLLSTFEHSHPGWQLDDPKKYEHVLKGVKFSDQLQALFRASAEGSTRDQAGKLNQLFLLASEFCREMTGSVSAVHEIAPGSVHYYVNGRLFVYDNFTEEDFEVATLEGGHTPKKVWNVLEEATFVGMDPGLEIPGSDQNFYASRIAAVVAALRRDAANNDRREEQKTRLPVSPGPLSFVVGATEKRVPRHRLTVVVDPVARASQQLVSLCNYISQLSIGAVCTVYLNPSLTVGNTIRNYYKFVGELQLRFDAEGRVVAPKAVFSHLPDKHLLTLGIEEAEYWTVFPMEAEYDLDNIILSRLPPSSKYLYATYRINSILISGSAEDDSTGGPSSGLPLQIRSSLYNHTSGSYTNTTRDTIVMTIKGYFQLQSTPGLWYLGVQPGAIARAFYISHHNDDPVLDVAVGSVGRHFNYTAGQSIPVVVSSFTGSFIRLGISRTAGFEEASIESIAAAAVEASNAEWPPKGPRSERPKFPTLNIFTVASGHLYERFLRIMMHTVMRTSSDVHGANTTRIKFWLIENFLSPQFKELVPLLAEHYGFDVGFVTYRWPWWLNKQTEKQRTIWAYKILFLDVLFPLNVDRVIFVDADQIVQADLHELYNMNIGAAAMAYTPFCREYPNDATTNFRFWDQGFWLSHLRGKPYHISALYLVNVQRLRAALGGDKYRATYARLSEDPGSLANLDQDLPNFMQDEMPIFSLPEEWLWCETWCAGESKARAKTIDLCNNPLTKIPKLENVRRIVDGWDEMDRELEDLSKQLLEKRNAELRDGAEKKKGQGKLMDPMDSSGMM from the coding sequence ATGAGCTGCTGCACGCTCAGGAGCAATGAAATTAGGCAATTGATtgtcttcatttttgttgcatCCATACATTGTCACGTGTTAACAGTGGAAGGCAAAGGCGTATATGTGAAGGTGGTGGCACCATGGACCGAAACTCCGTTACTTCAGGAGGGATGTGAGGCGGTAGCTTCACTTACCGTGCCGGTAGGGACTCAAACACATGATGATGCGCCCTCCGGGTTTTACAAATGCTTGGAAGATGTTTGGCTCCGAGCAGAAGCAACGAATAGGAGTGGTGGCGCCCGTACCATGACTCAGAAGGAACAGTACGACGTGCTGATGGATATAATGCAGAGCAACAAACACCCGCCACACCACGTGGCCTTCTTAACAACCAAACTAGCTGTCAGGATGCATTCCCCCACGGTGGAGGCGCATCGGCAGCTGGCGGGGAGGGCAATAAATCGCACGGGTGGATGTGCTGCTGAGGGAAGGCCTTTTGCGCTGATTGGAAACAAGGCGTTTTGCGACGAGCATAAACTTGCGAAGGAGCTCGAATTGAAGGGACCTAGTGGCAGCGATGCCACTGGATGTAATGCTGACCGCGAGACTGAACTAAACGCGGATAACGCAATGGGTGTGATTGCCAATCTGGATCACGTTCATCCACATTTAAACGGTCCCAACCTTGTCATCATGTATGGTATCGTTGGGGAAGGGCAAACCATGCGACTCCTTCAGGCTGTGAAACGTCACAAGCAAACAACCAAGTTGGTGTTTCGGCACTTGCCCGTCTCAGGAAATCAGTGGAACGACATGCTGGCAGTTCAGGGGTACGGTGTCTCCGTTGACATAAAGAGCACTGAGTACAGAGCGGTGGATGATCGAATAGCTGGGGAATCTACCGCGAACTTGCAGCACAAACTGGGACGAAGGGATGTTTTAGGTGCCATGGGGAGTGGAGAAGAACATCTTCTAGGTGGATTTAACATATCTTTGTTACAGAAGCGATATCCCGACCAAAGTTTGCAACTGAGTCACTTTGAGGATGCTGTAGGTAAGAATATCGAGCAAGGAGTTAAGGTAGACCTTCATTCGTGGGAAAAGGCTCATATCGGTATTGCTGCTGCGCAATATGTTATGGATCCGAGCAGAGAACCGCTCCATGCGCTCTTGGACGTATTGACGAATTTTCCTAATTATGCGTCGCTTCTTTCTCGGATGAGTTTTGTTGCAGCTGCCAGAAAGGACCCAAAATTTGTTCGAGAATTGGATGCCATTGGAAGGAGCATGTATCACAGCTCCTCGCATGTTTTCCTTAACGGATGCGCGGTGACCACCGAAAACATTAACCTCTTTTACATgatggaaaaaatagaagagtaTGAGAGGTTACTTGATACCCTCAGCACGATCTTGGTTAGTCGTTCCGAACTTCATTCTTCCAACGACGCCACTCGGAACGGTAATACAGACGTGACGGATGTAGTAAATGGGTTGGCCCGCATCCAATTTCAAGGGGAATCGCTGAGTGGTGGTAGTGGAGATACTACCGCCCGTGTGTGGCTACCACAAGACGCCGTAACTTGGTTCAACGACGTAGAAAATAATGCCTACTTGTACCGTCTTCCCACGACGCTCCGTTCGATGCTAAGGAATGGTGCGGCAGCTCCGACGCTGCCAAGGCGGAATGTTCTCCATGTTGTATGTATTGCGGACCCTACTACGTATGAAGGAATGGGTACCATCTTTGAGGTGGCGCGGAGAGCTCAGCAGCCCATACGCTTTGGCGTTGTATTCGTTGACAAACATTGGAGTCCGGAGGTGACCTTGGTGGGTAAGAAATTCGACAAGGTTGCCGTCTCAGATTCATCGAAAGCTACACTACTGGTCGCGGCCACGGTTTGGGAGCTAATGCAAGGAGAGGCGGACCCTGCTGCGGTTTCCGATTTTCTTATGGCCATGACCAGGGAGATGATGGCAAAGCAAACCATCACAGAACTGAGCGTAAAGATGATCACGCAGTCCGTCCTGATGCAAGCAAGGAAGCGTGCAGTCGACGACGTGGTGCTTGACCCTGCGTTCATTACTCACTATGAGAAAACGCAAAAGATGGTGCGTACGTTGGGGTTTAGTAAGTTTCCAGTAGTGCTTCTCAATGGCCGAGTCCATACCGATATTTCGATCGTTCTTCAACACGGTATTTGGGAGGAGTTTGCACATTTACAGAAACTGGTGGAGATGGGCGCCTTAAGCGACGACGATGATAACCTCTATGAATCCGTTCTGGAGTTGAGCGGTGCGAGGACTCGCTATGTTGCGGCTCTTTTTGAGAACAAAACGTTTGCCGACTGGAGCCACAACTCGGTGTTGAGCTTCCTCCACAAGTACCCGTTTATATACCCGTCAACAAGTGGCATGAACGAAGTATCATTGGTCAGTGGTGTGTTAACCCTACACGTGCCCGTAACTGCACAAAGTTTACAGGCAACCCTCAATGCCGTACggtcccttcttctttgcaaaGGTGCTGACGAGACGTGTGGCCGAACACGACTGACGTTTGCTGTGTGCGGTACTTCACTGAAAACAAACTCCCGCACCGTTGTCGACGATTTGCACCTGCTGTTGCAGCACTGTGGGGTGGCGGACAAGTCGGAGTGTTTAAACTTGTTGCAAGAGTTTCTTCTCTCAACCTTTGAGCACAGCCACCCAGGATGGCAACTGGACGATCCGAAAAAGTACGAGCACGTGTTGAAAGGTGTTAAGTTCTCCGACCAACTACAAGCACTTTTCAGAGCATCTGCTGAAGGCAGCACCAGGGACCAAGCAGGGAAGCTTAATCAGTTGTTTTTACTCGCATCTGAGTTCTGCAGGGAGATGACTGGTAGTGTTTCGGCGGTGCACGAAATAGCCCCGGGGAGTGTTCATTATTACGTAAACGGTCGCCTTTTTGTGTATGACAACTTTACTGAAGAGGACTTCGAAGTAGCAACCCTGGAAGGTGGCCATACCCCAAAGAAAGTATGGAATGTGCTTGAGGAAGCCACTTTTGTCGGTATGGACCCTGGTCTGGAAATACCCGGTAGTGACCAAAATTTTTATGCCTCCAGAATTGCCGCTGTTGTAGCGGCGTTGAGACGTGATGCGGCCAACAATGACCGTCGTGAGGAGCAAAAAACTCGGCTTCCCGTGAGCCCAGGCCCACTCTCATTTGTTGTGGGCGCGACCGAAAAGAGGGTGCCAAGGCATCGGCTTACGGTTGTGGTAGACCCCGTGGCCCGCGCGTCGCAGCAGCTTGTCTCCTTATGCAACTATATCTCTCAGTTGTCCATTGGAGCCGTCTGCACAGTGTATTTGAACCCTTCGTTAACGGTTGGGAACACGATACGTAATTACTACAAGTTTGTTGGCGAACTACAACTGCGTTTCGATGCTGAGGGACGTGTGGTAGCTCCTAAGGCCGTGTTCAGTCATCTGCCGGATAAACATCTGTTGACGCTAGGCATAGAAGAGGCAGAGTATTGGACAGTTTTCCCCATGGAGGCAGAATATGATCTCGATAATATTATTCTGTCGAGGCTCCCACCTTCATCGAAGTATCTCTATGCAACGTACCGTATTAACTCCATCCTCATTTCCGGGAGTGCCGAAGACGACAGCACAGGAGGTCCCTCCAGCGGACTTCCGTTGCAAATTCGCTCATCACTGTATAACCATACAAGCGGCAGTTATACCAATACGACGCGCGACACGATCGTCATGACGATCAAAGGCTACTTCCAACTTCAGAGCACACCAGGTCTCTGGTACTTGGGCGTGCAACCGGGGGCCATCGCGCGAGCGTTTTATATTTCTCATCACAACGACGACCCAGTGCTTGACGTAGCAGTCGGTTCTGTAGGGCGTCACTTCAACTACACCGCTGGACAAAGcattcctgttgttgtttcttcctttacgGGATCCTTCATTCGACTCGGTATATCGAGGACGGCAGGTTTTGAGGAAGCCAGCATCGAAAGCATCGCCGCCGCGGCTGTCGAGGCGAGTAATGCCGAGTGGCCACCAAAGGGGCCGCGGAGTGAGCGTCCCAAATTTCCAACGCTTAATATTTTTACAGTTGCCTCTGGACATTTGTATGAGAGGTTCCTCCGCATCATGATGCACACCGTAATGCGCACCTCCTCAGATGTACACGGAGCTAACACAACGCGGATTAAGTTCTGGCTCATAGAGAACTTCTTATCACCGCAGTTCAAGGAGCTCGTGCCCCTGTTGGCAGAGCACTACGGTTTCGATGTAGGATTCGTTACTTACCGCTGGCCGTGGTGGCTAAACAAGCAAACGGAGAAGCAACGCACCATTTGGGCCTACAAGATTCTCTTCCTTGACGTTCTTTTCCCACTTAACGTAGACCGCGTCATATTTGTTGATGCGGATCAGATCGTGCAAGCGGACTTGCATGAACTGTACAATATGAATATTGGCGCTGCCGCAATGGCCTACACGCCCTTCTGCAGAGAGTACCCTAACGATGCCACAACAAACTTTCGGTTCTGGGACCAAGGGTTTTGGTTGAGTCACTTACGAGGAAAACCATATCATATCAGTGCACTTTATTTAGTCAACGTGCAGCGACTGCGGGCTGCGCTAGGCGGCGACAAGTACCGCGCAACGTACGCCAGGCTTAGCGAAGATCCCGGAAGCCTCGCCAATCTGGATCAGGATTTACCAAACTTCATGCAGGATGAGATGCCCATATTTTCACTGCCGGAGGAATGGCTCTGGTGTGAGACCTGGTGCGCAGGAGAGAGTAAGGCACGTGCCAAGACCATAGACCTCTGCAACAACCCTCTGACAAAGATACCCAAACTAGAAAATGTGCGGCGTATCGTTGACGGTTGGGACGAGATGGATCGGGAGTTGGAAGACCTTTCTAAGCAGCTTCTTGAGAAACGTAATGCAGAGCTCAGAGATggtgcagaaaaaaaaaaaggacaaggaAAGTTAATGGATCCGATGGATTCAAGTGGGATGATGTAA
- a CDS encoding C-8 sterol isomerase, putative encodes MGLCKTLFVFLLTVTLAGFVHLVNRPENWVFDPKELQTIVKQSISNARSKYGDNPSADAVIAEVIEGVLATYPAHTTNSSRWMWNNAGGAMGSMKLLHASFSEYIIIFGTAVGTEGHTGRYHLAEDFFTIIHGEQWAALPNSTVPEVYKPGDQHYLPKHTAKQYKMPGPCFALEYARGVIPSMFFFGFADMFSSTLDMVTLYHTVVESTKQMIPNALRGKI; translated from the coding sequence ATGGGTCTCTGCAaaacactttttgttttcctgctCACGGTCACCCTAGCGGGTTTTGTCCACCTGGTAAACCGCCCAGAGAATTGGGTGTTTGATCCCAAGGAACTTCAGACCATCGTCAAACAGAGCATTTCAAACGCTCGAAGTAAATATGGGGATAATCCCTCCGCCGACGCGGTCATTGCCGAGGTGATCGAAGGAGTTCTTGCAACGTACCCcgcacacacaacaaatagTAGTCGATGGATGTGGAACAATGCAGGCGGGGCAATGGGTTCCATGAAGCTTCTTCACGCGTCCTTTTCCGAGTACATCATTATATTTGGCACTGCTGTGGGGACGGAAGGCCACACCGGTCGTTACCACTTGGCAGAAGACTTCTTCACTATTattcatggggaacaatgGGCGGCGCTACCGAATTCCACAGTGCCGGAAGTATACAAACCTGGCGACCAGCATTACCTTCCAAAGCACACGGCAAAGCAGTATAAAATGCCTGGTCCATGCTTTGCATTGGAGTACGCCCGCGGTGTCATTCCTTCCATGTTCTTCTTTGGCTTCGCAGACATGTTTTCATCAACGTTGGACATGGTAACCTTGTATCACACGGTTGTGGAGTCCACAAAGCAAATGATACCTAATGCCCTTCGAGGAAAGATATAA